A genomic stretch from Harpia harpyja isolate bHarHar1 chromosome 20, bHarHar1 primary haplotype, whole genome shotgun sequence includes:
- the SQSTM1 gene encoding sequestosome-1 isoform X1, which yields MAALTVKAYLLGKEEAAREIRRFSLPPPARYQAIHDRVAELFQGLLRAGPPPAFRMHYKDEDGDLIAFSTDEELEMAMPYVQDGVFRVYVKEKKECKREHRSQCSQEPPRDMVHPNVICDGCEGPVVGARFKCTVCPDYDLCSTCEGKGIHKEHNMVMFQSPLLNPFEWLPRGRWLRKMRHGVPPFPWMHCWGYPGPAAPCQNSEQAQASAAASSPPTAEEASTNSQPQDPNVTFLKNVGESVAAFLSPLGIEVDIDVEHGGQRSKVTPASNNQEKNNAESSSSTLNQNVQTKPDWNNTDSATEVNAVAEQIQDMVIDSAPTQMEDGSFQSQEHSESSSSSGGDEDWTHLSSKEVDPSTGELQSLQMPETEGPNSLDISQDPPQPGPTGLREAALYPHLPPEADPRLIESLSQMLSMGFSDEGGWLTRLLQTKNCDIGAALDAIQYSKQPPHL from the exons ATGGCGGCGCTGACGGTGAAAGCCTACCTGCTGGGCAAGGAGGAGGCGGCCCGCGAGATCCGCCGCTtctccctcccgccgcccgcccgctacCAAGCCATCCACGACCGCGTCGCCGAGCTCTTCCAGGGGCTgctgcgggccgggccgccgcccgCCTTCCGTATGCACTACAAGG ATGAAGACGGGGACCTGATTGCTTTTTCCACCGACGAGGAGCTGGAGATGGCGATGCCTTATGTGCAGGATGGCGTCTTTCGTGTTTACGTCAAAG AGAAGAAGGAGTGCAAGCGGGAACATCGCTCGCAATGCAGCCAGGAGCCTCCCCGTGACATGGTGCACCCCAATGTGATCTGTGATGGCTGTGAAGGACCAGTGGTGGGTGCCAGGTTCAAGTGCACTGTCTGTCCAGACTATGACCTGTGCAGCACCTGTGAGGGTAAAGGCATCCACAAGGAGCACAACATGGTGATGTTTCAAAGTCCACTGCTCAATCCGTTTGAG TGGCTGCCTCGAGGACGCTGGCTCCGTAAAATGCGGCATGGTGTTCCACCCTTCCCATGGATGCACTGCTGGGGATATCCTGGCCCTGCAGCTCCATGCCAAAACTCCGAACAAGCCCAAGCCAGTGCTGCAGCGTCCAGTCCACCCACTGCAGAAG AAGCTTCTACTAACAGCCAGCCTCAGGACCCCAATGTCACCTTCTTAAAGAATGTTGGGGAGAGTGTTGCAGCTTTTCTGAGCCCCCTGG GTATTGAAGTTGATATTGATGTGGAACATGGAGGACAGAGAAGCAAAGTGACTCCTGCTTCAAACAATCAAGAGAAGAACAATGCCGAGTCAAGCAGCAGTACTCTTAACCAGAATGTTCAGACCAAACCAGACTGGAATAACACAGATTCTGCTACAGAAGTAAATGCTGTTGCAGAGCAGATACAAGACATGGTGATAGATTCTGCGCCCACACAAATGGAAGATGGCAGCTTCCAGTCCCAG GAACACAGTGAGTCCAGCAGTTCATCAGGGGGTGATGAGGACTGGACCCACTTATCTTCCAAAGAAGTGGATCCTTCCACAGGTGAACTGCAGTCTCTGCAAATGCCAGAGACAGAGGGTCCCAACTCCCTGGATATATCTCAGGATCCTCCCCAACCAGGACCTACAGGACTGCGAGAAGCTGCACTCTACCCACATCTCCCACCAG AAGCAGACCCTCGCCTTATTGAATCTCTGTCCCAGATGCTCTCTATGGGCTTCTCTGATGAGGGTGGATGGCTCACTCGACTCCTGCAGACAAAGAACTGCGACATTGGGGCTGCACTAGATGCCATCCAGTATTCTAAGCAGCCACCTCACTTGTAG
- the SQSTM1 gene encoding sequestosome-1 isoform X2 → MAALTVKAYLLGKEEAAREIRRFSLPPPARYQAIHDRVAELFQGLLRAGPPPAFRMHYKDEDGDLIAFSTDEELEMAMPYVQDGVFRVYVKEKKECKREHRSQCSQEPPRDMVHPNVICDGCEGPVVGARFKCTVCPDYDLCSTCEGKGIHKEHNMVMFQSPLLNPFEWLPRGRWLRKMRHGVPPFPWMHCWGYPGPAAPCQNSEQAQASAAASSPPTAEASTNSQPQDPNVTFLKNVGESVAAFLSPLGIEVDIDVEHGGQRSKVTPASNNQEKNNAESSSSTLNQNVQTKPDWNNTDSATEVNAVAEQIQDMVIDSAPTQMEDGSFQSQEHSESSSSSGGDEDWTHLSSKEVDPSTGELQSLQMPETEGPNSLDISQDPPQPGPTGLREAALYPHLPPEADPRLIESLSQMLSMGFSDEGGWLTRLLQTKNCDIGAALDAIQYSKQPPHL, encoded by the exons ATGGCGGCGCTGACGGTGAAAGCCTACCTGCTGGGCAAGGAGGAGGCGGCCCGCGAGATCCGCCGCTtctccctcccgccgcccgcccgctacCAAGCCATCCACGACCGCGTCGCCGAGCTCTTCCAGGGGCTgctgcgggccgggccgccgcccgCCTTCCGTATGCACTACAAGG ATGAAGACGGGGACCTGATTGCTTTTTCCACCGACGAGGAGCTGGAGATGGCGATGCCTTATGTGCAGGATGGCGTCTTTCGTGTTTACGTCAAAG AGAAGAAGGAGTGCAAGCGGGAACATCGCTCGCAATGCAGCCAGGAGCCTCCCCGTGACATGGTGCACCCCAATGTGATCTGTGATGGCTGTGAAGGACCAGTGGTGGGTGCCAGGTTCAAGTGCACTGTCTGTCCAGACTATGACCTGTGCAGCACCTGTGAGGGTAAAGGCATCCACAAGGAGCACAACATGGTGATGTTTCAAAGTCCACTGCTCAATCCGTTTGAG TGGCTGCCTCGAGGACGCTGGCTCCGTAAAATGCGGCATGGTGTTCCACCCTTCCCATGGATGCACTGCTGGGGATATCCTGGCCCTGCAGCTCCATGCCAAAACTCCGAACAAGCCCAAGCCAGTGCTGCAGCGTCCAGTCCACCCACTGCAGAAG CTTCTACTAACAGCCAGCCTCAGGACCCCAATGTCACCTTCTTAAAGAATGTTGGGGAGAGTGTTGCAGCTTTTCTGAGCCCCCTGG GTATTGAAGTTGATATTGATGTGGAACATGGAGGACAGAGAAGCAAAGTGACTCCTGCTTCAAACAATCAAGAGAAGAACAATGCCGAGTCAAGCAGCAGTACTCTTAACCAGAATGTTCAGACCAAACCAGACTGGAATAACACAGATTCTGCTACAGAAGTAAATGCTGTTGCAGAGCAGATACAAGACATGGTGATAGATTCTGCGCCCACACAAATGGAAGATGGCAGCTTCCAGTCCCAG GAACACAGTGAGTCCAGCAGTTCATCAGGGGGTGATGAGGACTGGACCCACTTATCTTCCAAAGAAGTGGATCCTTCCACAGGTGAACTGCAGTCTCTGCAAATGCCAGAGACAGAGGGTCCCAACTCCCTGGATATATCTCAGGATCCTCCCCAACCAGGACCTACAGGACTGCGAGAAGCTGCACTCTACCCACATCTCCCACCAG AAGCAGACCCTCGCCTTATTGAATCTCTGTCCCAGATGCTCTCTATGGGCTTCTCTGATGAGGGTGGATGGCTCACTCGACTCCTGCAGACAAAGAACTGCGACATTGGGGCTGCACTAGATGCCATCCAGTATTCTAAGCAGCCACCTCACTTGTAG
- the SQSTM1 gene encoding sequestosome-1 isoform X3, whose amino-acid sequence MAALTVKAYLLGKEEAAREIRRFSLPPPARYQAIHDRVAELFQGLLRAGPPPAFRMHYKDEDGDLIAFSTDEELEMAMPYVQDGVFRVYVKEKKECKREHRSQCSQEPPRDMVHPNVICDGCEGPVVGARFKCTVCPDYDLCSTCEGKGIHKEHNMVMFQSPLLNPFEWLPRGRWLRKMRHGVPPFPWMHCWGYPGPAAPCQNSEQAQASAAASSPPTAEGIEVDIDVEHGGQRSKVTPASNNQEKNNAESSSSTLNQNVQTKPDWNNTDSATEVNAVAEQIQDMVIDSAPTQMEDGSFQSQEHSESSSSSGGDEDWTHLSSKEVDPSTGELQSLQMPETEGPNSLDISQDPPQPGPTGLREAALYPHLPPEADPRLIESLSQMLSMGFSDEGGWLTRLLQTKNCDIGAALDAIQYSKQPPHL is encoded by the exons ATGGCGGCGCTGACGGTGAAAGCCTACCTGCTGGGCAAGGAGGAGGCGGCCCGCGAGATCCGCCGCTtctccctcccgccgcccgcccgctacCAAGCCATCCACGACCGCGTCGCCGAGCTCTTCCAGGGGCTgctgcgggccgggccgccgcccgCCTTCCGTATGCACTACAAGG ATGAAGACGGGGACCTGATTGCTTTTTCCACCGACGAGGAGCTGGAGATGGCGATGCCTTATGTGCAGGATGGCGTCTTTCGTGTTTACGTCAAAG AGAAGAAGGAGTGCAAGCGGGAACATCGCTCGCAATGCAGCCAGGAGCCTCCCCGTGACATGGTGCACCCCAATGTGATCTGTGATGGCTGTGAAGGACCAGTGGTGGGTGCCAGGTTCAAGTGCACTGTCTGTCCAGACTATGACCTGTGCAGCACCTGTGAGGGTAAAGGCATCCACAAGGAGCACAACATGGTGATGTTTCAAAGTCCACTGCTCAATCCGTTTGAG TGGCTGCCTCGAGGACGCTGGCTCCGTAAAATGCGGCATGGTGTTCCACCCTTCCCATGGATGCACTGCTGGGGATATCCTGGCCCTGCAGCTCCATGCCAAAACTCCGAACAAGCCCAAGCCAGTGCTGCAGCGTCCAGTCCACCCACTGCAGAAG GTATTGAAGTTGATATTGATGTGGAACATGGAGGACAGAGAAGCAAAGTGACTCCTGCTTCAAACAATCAAGAGAAGAACAATGCCGAGTCAAGCAGCAGTACTCTTAACCAGAATGTTCAGACCAAACCAGACTGGAATAACACAGATTCTGCTACAGAAGTAAATGCTGTTGCAGAGCAGATACAAGACATGGTGATAGATTCTGCGCCCACACAAATGGAAGATGGCAGCTTCCAGTCCCAG GAACACAGTGAGTCCAGCAGTTCATCAGGGGGTGATGAGGACTGGACCCACTTATCTTCCAAAGAAGTGGATCCTTCCACAGGTGAACTGCAGTCTCTGCAAATGCCAGAGACAGAGGGTCCCAACTCCCTGGATATATCTCAGGATCCTCCCCAACCAGGACCTACAGGACTGCGAGAAGCTGCACTCTACCCACATCTCCCACCAG AAGCAGACCCTCGCCTTATTGAATCTCTGTCCCAGATGCTCTCTATGGGCTTCTCTGATGAGGGTGGATGGCTCACTCGACTCCTGCAGACAAAGAACTGCGACATTGGGGCTGCACTAGATGCCATCCAGTATTCTAAGCAGCCACCTCACTTGTAG